One part of the Lachnospiraceae bacterium JLR.KK002 genome encodes these proteins:
- a CDS encoding PHP domain-containing protein — translation MKKFDLHIHTLSTISDVSFTFSMEMLEQYVKERKIDAIAITNHNMFDLAQYREIALKLSDTIVFPGIEINIGNNAGHLLVIAKQDDVEEFSHKCECVQKEIQSEKDSITVEQLKRFFGKLDRFLLIPHYDKKPSIDKKILAELKDNIICGEVNSIKKFIYCQKDNPSLTPVYFSDFRAKENVDVFPIRQTFFDVDEITLEAIKKCLTDKKKVTLSESEGHKKFYALPELELSTGLNVIIGERSSGKTHTLNQIYKYFDNIKYIRQFELLETDPEKAAKDFTDKIAIKQSGITKEYFEFFIRVVDDVKDISLEKDEKHIENYLASLQKHASETERADMFSKCKFYAENEFEINDLESLKKLIESVDVLLSTTQYKEIVEKSVKRENLIALHNDLINEYVKEQQVVLKKLWVNDIIGNIKQRLQSKTAATRVTDVNFYTVQMNRTKIKKFEDIVKGLKEERQIYCKNLEGFNIEVRTKPYSGASSLKNHSKRKIAFSDAFSCYEDPYMFLQKLKEIEMLEDTAYYEYFVDVEYRILNQFGFEVSGGERAEFNLLQEVNDAYQYDILMVDEPESSFDNIFLRNRVNHMLREISQEMPVIIVTHNSTVGASIKPDFLVHTKRFIKNNKDISYEIYYGHPTNRNLKNNKGKQIKNLQATLDCLEAGESAYMERGKEYEMLRD, via the coding sequence ATGAAAAAGTTTGATTTGCACATCCATACGTTGTCGACTATAAGTGATGTTTCATTTACATTTAGTATGGAAATGTTGGAACAATATGTAAAAGAGAGGAAAATAGATGCCATTGCTATTACTAATCATAATATGTTTGATTTAGCACAATATAGAGAAATAGCTTTAAAGTTGTCCGATACCATTGTTTTTCCAGGAATAGAAATAAATATCGGAAATAATGCAGGGCATTTGCTTGTTATAGCAAAACAAGATGATGTAGAAGAATTTAGTCATAAATGTGAATGTGTTCAAAAAGAAATACAGTCTGAAAAAGATAGCATAACAGTGGAACAATTGAAAAGATTTTTTGGTAAGTTGGATAGGTTTTTGTTGATTCCTCACTATGATAAAAAGCCAAGTATAGATAAAAAAATCTTAGCTGAATTGAAAGATAATATTATTTGCGGGGAAGTTAATAGTATTAAGAAATTTATTTATTGCCAAAAGGATAACCCGTCATTAACACCTGTTTATTTCAGTGACTTTAGGGCAAAAGAAAATGTAGATGTATTTCCAATTAGACAGACTTTTTTTGATGTAGATGAAATTACTTTAGAAGCAATTAAAAAGTGTCTGACTGATAAGAAAAAAGTTACTTTATCTGAATCAGAAGGTCACAAGAAATTTTATGCTCTTCCAGAATTGGAGTTGTCAACAGGATTAAATGTTATTATCGGTGAAAGGTCGTCTGGAAAAACTCACACATTGAATCAGATATATAAATATTTTGACAATATCAAATATATTAGACAATTTGAACTTTTGGAAACAGACCCAGAAAAAGCTGCAAAGGATTTTACGGATAAAATTGCAATTAAACAGAGTGGAATAACAAAAGAATATTTTGAGTTTTTTATAAGAGTTGTAGATGATGTAAAGGATATTTCATTAGAAAAAGATGAAAAACATATAGAAAATTATTTGGCTTCATTGCAAAAACATGCTTCGGAAACAGAAAGAGCGGATATGTTCTCCAAATGTAAATTTTATGCTGAGAATGAGTTTGAAATAAATGATTTGGAGAGTTTAAAGAAATTAATAGAATCGGTTGATGTTCTATTAAGCACTACACAGTATAAAGAGATTGTAGAGAAAAGTGTAAAACGTGAAAACTTAATTGCTTTGCATAATGATTTAATTAACGAATATGTAAAAGAGCAACAAGTGGTATTAAAAAAGCTATGGGTGAATGATATAATCGGCAATATAAAACAGAGATTGCAATCAAAAACTGCAGCAACTCGTGTAACAGATGTAAATTTTTATACAGTACAAATGAATCGTACGAAAATCAAGAAATTTGAAGATATCGTAAAAGGTTTAAAGGAAGAACGGCAGATATATTGTAAGAACTTAGAAGGCTTTAATATAGAAGTAAGAACTAAGCCGTATTCTGGAGCAAGTAGCCTTAAAAATCATAGTAAAAGGAAAATTGCTTTTTCTGATGCTTTTAGTTGCTATGAAGACCCTTATATGTTTTTACAAAAATTAAAAGAGATAGAGATGTTGGAAGATACAGCATATTATGAATATTTTGTAGATGTTGAATATAGAATATTGAATCAGTTTGGCTTTGAGGTGTCAGGCGGTGAAAGAGCTGAATTTAATTTATTGCAAGAAGTGAATGATGCTTATCAATATGATATTCTGATGGTAGACGAACCAGAATCATCTTTTGACAATATATTTCTACGAAATAGAGTGAATCATATGTTGAGAGAAATATCACAAGAGATGCCAGTTATAATTGTAACCCATAATAGCACAGTGGGTGCATCTATCAAACCCGATTTTCTTGTCCATACAAAAAGATTTATTAAGAACAATAAGGATATTTCATATGAAATATATTATGGACATCCGACTAACAGAAACTTGAAAAACAACAAAGGAAAACAAATCAAAAATTTACAGGCTACTCTTGATTGTTTGGAGGCGGGAGAGAGTGCTTACATGGAAAGAGGAAAAGAATATGAAATGCTTAGAGATTAA
- the rlmD gene encoding 23S rRNA (uracil(1939)-C(5))-methyltransferase RlmD codes for MKKGQIYDGLVEKVVFPNKGIIRAEDGRIVVVKNVVPGQKVSFSITKVRKGKGEGRLLEVLEKSPMELEHVPCEHFGACGGCTFLNLAYETQLKLKEQQVRELLEPVCAPYEKAYAMKPFDERFEGIRKSPRQLEYRNKMEFSFGDSYKDGPLELGMHKRGSFHDIVTAEGCKIVDQDYSDILSATLFWFRNCENPMEETGGKKGIPYYHKMRHTGYLRHLLVRKAEKTGEILIDLVTTTQMGEAAEQNVLEGFCSELLNLKLKGRIVGILHTHNDSLADAVINHGTRILSGVDYFYEELLGLRFRISPFSFFQTNSLGAEVLYETARGYIADAGTGKVVYDLYSGTGTIAQILAPVAKKVIGVEIVEEAVEAARENAKLNGLDNCEFRTGDVLKVLDEIEEKPDFIVLDPPREGIHPKTLERIIRYGVKQMVYISCKPTSLTRDLEVLQASGYMAERICCVDMFPATANIETVCLLSKLHADQHIEVELQMDELDLTAAESKATYEEIKDYVLKHTGLKVSNLYIAQVKQKCGIIERANYNLPKSENSRQPKCPPEKEAAIREALEHFRMI; via the coding sequence ATGAAAAAAGGACAGATATATGATGGCCTGGTGGAAAAAGTGGTATTTCCCAATAAAGGAATTATCAGAGCAGAGGATGGGAGAATCGTTGTGGTGAAAAATGTAGTGCCAGGACAGAAAGTTTCTTTTTCCATTACTAAGGTGCGAAAAGGAAAAGGTGAGGGAAGACTGCTGGAGGTTCTGGAAAAATCCCCTATGGAACTGGAGCATGTGCCCTGCGAACATTTCGGAGCCTGCGGAGGCTGCACATTTTTGAATCTTGCTTATGAAACACAGCTGAAATTAAAGGAACAGCAGGTTCGGGAACTGCTGGAGCCGGTCTGTGCTCCTTATGAAAAAGCATATGCGATGAAACCGTTCGATGAACGATTCGAGGGAATTAGAAAAAGCCCAAGGCAATTGGAATATCGCAACAAAATGGAATTTTCTTTTGGAGACAGCTATAAAGACGGGCCATTGGAATTGGGTATGCATAAAAGAGGAAGTTTTCATGATATTGTAACCGCAGAAGGCTGTAAAATTGTAGACCAGGATTATTCTGATATTTTATCGGCAACGCTGTTCTGGTTCCGGAACTGTGAGAATCCCATGGAGGAAACAGGAGGGAAAAAAGGTATTCCATATTATCATAAAATGCGCCATACCGGATATCTCAGACATCTTCTGGTGCGAAAGGCAGAAAAAACAGGAGAAATTCTGATAGACCTGGTTACCACTACGCAAATGGGAGAAGCCGCAGAACAGAATGTATTAGAGGGATTTTGTTCTGAACTGCTCAATCTGAAACTGAAGGGCAGGATTGTGGGAATTCTGCATACCCATAATGACAGTCTGGCTGATGCGGTGATTAATCATGGAACCAGAATTCTGTCTGGCGTGGATTATTTTTATGAAGAACTGCTGGGGCTGCGTTTTCGGATTTCACCTTTTTCTTTTTTTCAGACAAATTCACTGGGAGCCGAGGTTCTGTATGAAACAGCCAGAGGGTATATTGCAGATGCCGGAACAGGCAAGGTGGTATACGATTTGTATAGCGGAACCGGGACGATTGCCCAGATTCTGGCTCCTGTGGCGAAAAAGGTAATTGGTGTGGAGATTGTGGAAGAAGCAGTGGAAGCGGCCAGGGAAAATGCAAAATTAAACGGGCTGGATAATTGTGAATTTCGGACAGGCGATGTGCTGAAGGTGCTGGATGAAATTGAAGAAAAACCGGATTTCATTGTACTGGACCCTCCGCGGGAAGGAATACATCCGAAGACACTGGAACGGATTATCCGTTATGGAGTAAAACAGATGGTATATATTTCATGTAAACCCACCAGCCTGACGAGAGATCTGGAAGTGCTTCAGGCGAGCGGGTATATGGCAGAGCGGATTTGCTGCGTGGACATGTTCCCCGCCACCGCTAATATTGAGACGGTATGTTTATTGTCCAAACTTCATGCAGACCAACATATCGAGGTGGAGCTTCAGATGGACGAGCTTGATTTGACAGCTGCGGAGAGCAAAGCCACTTATGAGGAAATCAAGGATTATGTACTGAAGCATACGGGATTGAAAGTCAGCAACTTGTATATTGCACAGGTAAAGCAGAAATGCGGCATTATTGAGAGGGCAAATTATAACCTGCCGAAATCGGAAAATTCCAGACAGCCGAAATGCCCGCCAGAGAAAGAAGCTGCTATAAGGGAGGCGTTGGAACATTTTCGTATGATTTGA
- the pcrA gene encoding DNA helicase PcrA: MSMYDKLNPMQQEAVLHTEGPLLILAGAGSGKTRVLTHRVAHLIGERGVNPWHIMAITFTNKAAGEMRERIDKMVGFGSESVWVSTFHSTCVRILRRYIDRLGYDTNFTIYDADDQKVLMKDICKRLQIDTKIYKEKNFLGVISSAKDELISPEEFTLRAAGDFVKERQAAVYREYQAALHKNNALDFDDLLVKAVELFRNDREVLDYYQERFHYIMVDEYQDTNTAQFHLIKLLAGKYQNLCVVGDDDQSIYKFRGANIKNILNFEEVYPEAKVIKLEQNYRSTQNILNAANGVIAHNVGRKSKKLWTDNDEGEKINFSQFETGYEEAEYIAGDIQRKVREGNCNYGECAILYRTNAQSRLFEEKFVVSNIPYRIVGGINFYARKEIKDLLAYLKTIDNGKDDLAVRRIINVPKRGIGATTLGRVQVYAEEHNLSFYDALRQADDITSLGKAGAKIKPFVNLIQTMRSKLEYLGVSELLQEIIEETGYVAELEAEDSDEAQARIENIDELISKAVAYEVSEETPTLSGFLEEVALVADIDTLQEGSDYVVLMTLHSAKGLEFPNVYLTGMEDGIFPGYMSIVSDDPSEIEEERRLCYVGITRAMTDLSITCARQRMIRGETQYNKVSRFVKEIPVGLLGGMVRKKETDSSAGIQEKSFRQAASRVNPVFSTRNKYQTNPYQSTSFSSSSTGKIVLEYTSGDRVKHMKFGEGTVTGIVEGGRDYEITVDFDRVGTKKMFASFAKLKKV, translated from the coding sequence ATGAGTATGTACGATAAGTTGAATCCCATGCAGCAGGAGGCTGTGCTGCACACAGAAGGGCCCCTGCTGATTCTGGCAGGAGCCGGTTCCGGAAAGACCAGAGTGCTGACCCACAGAGTTGCCCATCTGATTGGAGAACGGGGTGTGAATCCCTGGCATATTATGGCAATTACATTTACCAATAAAGCGGCGGGAGAGATGCGGGAACGTATTGATAAAATGGTGGGATTCGGCTCGGAGAGTGTATGGGTTTCCACCTTTCATTCCACCTGTGTGAGGATTTTAAGACGTTATATAGATCGTTTGGGGTATGATACGAATTTTACCATTTATGATGCGGATGATCAGAAAGTGCTGATGAAAGATATCTGTAAGCGGCTGCAGATAGACACGAAGATTTACAAAGAGAAGAATTTTCTGGGTGTAATTTCTTCGGCCAAAGATGAACTGATATCCCCGGAGGAATTTACCCTGCGTGCAGCAGGCGATTTCGTGAAAGAAAGGCAGGCAGCCGTGTACCGGGAATATCAGGCCGCCCTTCATAAGAATAACGCGCTGGATTTTGATGATCTGCTTGTAAAGGCTGTGGAGCTTTTCCGAAATGACAGGGAGGTGCTGGATTACTATCAGGAACGGTTTCATTATATTATGGTGGACGAGTACCAGGATACGAATACAGCACAGTTTCATCTGATAAAACTTCTTGCTGGAAAATATCAGAATCTTTGTGTGGTGGGGGATGATGATCAGTCTATTTATAAATTCCGCGGCGCCAATATCAAAAATATACTGAATTTTGAGGAGGTGTATCCGGAAGCAAAAGTGATTAAACTGGAGCAGAATTACCGTTCCACTCAGAATATTCTGAATGCGGCAAATGGTGTGATTGCCCATAATGTGGGCCGGAAATCCAAAAAGCTGTGGACAGATAATGATGAGGGGGAAAAGATTAATTTCAGTCAGTTTGAGACCGGGTATGAGGAGGCGGAATATATTGCGGGAGATATACAGAGAAAAGTACGGGAGGGAAACTGCAATTACGGAGAATGCGCCATTCTTTACCGCACCAACGCTCAGTCCCGCTTATTTGAAGAAAAATTTGTAGTGTCGAATATTCCCTACCGGATTGTGGGCGGCATTAATTTTTACGCAAGAAAAGAAATCAAGGATTTGCTTGCTTATCTGAAGACCATAGACAATGGGAAGGACGACCTGGCAGTCCGGCGGATTATCAATGTGCCAAAGCGTGGAATCGGAGCTACAACTCTGGGACGCGTACAGGTTTATGCGGAGGAACATAACCTGAGCTTTTACGATGCTCTGAGGCAGGCGGATGATATAACATCTCTTGGAAAAGCCGGAGCGAAAATAAAACCGTTTGTGAATCTGATTCAGACCATGCGGAGTAAGCTGGAATATCTGGGCGTTTCCGAACTTTTGCAGGAAATCATTGAGGAAACCGGATATGTGGCCGAGCTGGAGGCGGAGGATTCCGATGAAGCTCAGGCGCGTATTGAGAATATTGATGAATTAATCAGTAAGGCCGTGGCTTATGAGGTATCTGAGGAAACACCCACTCTGAGCGGATTTCTGGAAGAGGTAGCTTTGGTTGCGGATATTGATACACTGCAGGAAGGCAGTGATTATGTGGTTTTAATGACATTACATAGTGCAAAAGGACTGGAGTTTCCCAATGTATATCTTACCGGTATGGAAGATGGAATCTTTCCTGGTTATATGAGTATTGTATCGGATGACCCTTCTGAGATAGAAGAAGAACGGAGACTCTGTTATGTGGGAATTACCCGTGCCATGACAGATTTATCAATTACCTGTGCCAGACAGCGCATGATACGGGGAGAAACCCAGTATAATAAGGTATCGCGATTTGTGAAGGAGATTCCTGTCGGTCTGCTGGGGGGAATGGTAAGAAAAAAGGAAACGGATTCTTCCGCAGGAATACAGGAAAAATCCTTTCGCCAGGCGGCTTCCAGAGTAAATCCCGTGTTCAGTACCAGGAATAAATATCAGACAAACCCGTATCAGAGTACTTCATTTTCCAGCAGCAGCACAGGGAAAATCGTACTGGAGTATACCAGCGGGGATCGGGTAAAACATATGAAATTTGGGGAAGGTACGGTGACCGGTATTGTGGAGGGCGGCAGAGACTATGAAATAACGGTGGATTTTGACCGGGTGGGAACGAAAAAAATGTTTGCTTCTTTTGCAAAACTAAAAAAAGTATAA
- a CDS encoding DUF1836 domain-containing protein: MTIDEKDLLNSILESLARIDYIKPEELPNIDLYMDQVTTFMDAQLSVSKRRPEDKVLTKTMINNYAKNNLLPPPVKKKYSKEHLLALIFIYYFKNILSIGDIQAILNPVTERYFASDSQPNLEDIYSEVFRLEEAEIRNLQKDITKKYHTSQQTFSDTSPEEKESLQHFAFICMLSFDVYIKKQLIEKLIDAKSVKHEKPAGKHSKAPENN; encoded by the coding sequence ATGACAATAGATGAAAAAGATTTACTGAACAGTATCCTGGAAAGTCTGGCACGTATTGATTACATCAAGCCGGAAGAACTTCCCAACATAGATTTATACATGGATCAGGTCACTACCTTTATGGACGCTCAGCTCTCCGTATCCAAGCGCCGCCCGGAAGACAAGGTTCTTACCAAAACAATGATTAATAACTATGCCAAGAACAACCTGCTTCCGCCCCCGGTAAAAAAGAAATATTCCAAAGAACATCTGCTTGCTCTGATATTTATTTACTATTTTAAAAATATTCTGAGTATCGGCGATATACAGGCCATACTGAATCCTGTCACCGAACGCTATTTTGCCTCAGATTCACAGCCGAATCTGGAAGACATCTATTCTGAGGTGTTCCGCCTGGAAGAAGCTGAAATACGGAACCTGCAGAAAGACATTACCAAAAAATACCACACCAGCCAGCAGACGTTTTCTGACACTTCCCCGGAGGAAAAAGAATCTCTGCAGCATTTTGCTTTTATCTGTATGCTGAGCTTTGACGTCTATATCAAAAAGCAATTAATTGAAAAATTAATCGACGCAAAGAGTGTGAAACACGAGAAACCCGCCGGAAAACATTCCAAAGCTCCTGAGAATAACTGA
- a CDS encoding YerC/YecD family TrpR-related protein: MSKKLRTEAVDHLFEAILSLENKEECYTFFEDVCTVNELLSLSQRFEVARMLRAQKTYLDIAEKTGASTATISRVNRSLNYGNDGYDMVFARTGMGTEEKESGA, translated from the coding sequence ATGAGCAAAAAATTAAGGACAGAAGCCGTAGACCATTTATTTGAAGCAATATTAAGTCTGGAAAATAAAGAGGAGTGTTATACATTTTTTGAAGATGTATGTACGGTAAATGAACTGCTGTCTTTATCCCAGCGTTTTGAAGTTGCAAGAATGCTTCGGGCTCAGAAAACATATCTGGATATTGCCGAAAAAACAGGGGCTTCCACAGCGACCATCAGCAGAGTAAATCGTTCTCTGAATTATGGGAATGACGGGTATGATATGGTGTTTGCCAGGACAGGTATGGGAACAGAAGAAAAGGAATCCGGAGCGTGA
- a CDS encoding phosphatase, with protein sequence MLDKVDLHTHTIMSGHAYNTRNEMIRAAEEKGLEIYAVTEHAPAMPGSCHNMYFMNFRVLPRKHGNMTVLYGAELNILDYQGHVDLPEHILKGMDLTLASLHTPCYVSGTREENTDAYIGAMKNPYVNIIAHPDDERYPVDYERLVQGAKKYHVLLEVNNASLSPGSFRGDPVERYQEMLGLCAEYEVPVVMDSDAHVDVQVGEHGYARKMLDMVKFPEELVVNFHSELLKGYLNRVYTE encoded by the coding sequence ATGTTGGATAAAGTAGATTTGCATACCCATACGATTATGAGCGGACATGCTTATAATACAAGAAATGAAATGATAAGGGCGGCGGAAGAAAAAGGACTTGAAATCTATGCAGTGACAGAACATGCGCCTGCCATGCCCGGAAGCTGTCATAACATGTATTTTATGAATTTCCGGGTACTGCCCAGAAAACATGGGAATATGACGGTGCTGTATGGGGCGGAACTGAATATTCTGGATTATCAGGGGCATGTGGATTTGCCGGAACATATATTGAAGGGCATGGATCTGACGCTGGCCAGCCTCCACACACCCTGTTATGTGTCAGGTACCAGGGAGGAAAATACAGATGCATATATCGGAGCCATGAAAAATCCTTATGTCAATATTATTGCCCATCCGGATGACGAGCGTTATCCTGTTGATTATGAAAGGCTGGTTCAGGGAGCAAAGAAATACCATGTTCTTCTGGAAGTGAACAATGCCTCTCTGTCTCCCGGAAGTTTTCGGGGTGATCCGGTGGAACGATATCAGGAAATGCTGGGCCTGTGTGCGGAATATGAGGTGCCGGTAGTGATGGATTCAGATGCCCATGTGGATGTACAGGTGGGAGAACATGGGTATGCCAGAAAGATGCTGGATATGGTAAAATTTCCGGAAGAACTGGTGGTGAATTTTCACAGCGAACTTCTGAAAGGGTATCTTAACAGAGTATATACAGAATAA
- a CDS encoding ABC transporter substrate-binding protein, producing MKKNLSRFMALALCLTGALMAFAGCGNPKKADSKNTVTDVTLNEVAHSIFYAPMYVAIEEGYFKEEGINLELVTGFGADKTMTAVLSGEADIGFMGPETTVYTRNEGSDDYVVNFAQLTQRAGNFLVAREELPDFTWDDLRGTEVLGGRKGGMPEMVFEYILRQNNIDPANDLSIDQSIDFGSTAAAFSGGKGDFSVEFEPGATALEKEGAGYVVASLGVDSGYVPYTAFSAKSSYMEKHPDVIQKFTNALQKGLEYTLSHTPEEIAEVISPQFKETDMDTLTTIISRYHEQETWKENLIFEESAYNLLLDILSESGELTDRPAYKDLIDSSFAEKAAK from the coding sequence ATGAAAAAAAATTTATCACGCTTTATGGCACTGGCTTTATGCCTTACCGGGGCTCTGATGGCCTTTGCAGGATGCGGAAATCCAAAAAAGGCAGACAGCAAAAACACTGTGACCGACGTAACCTTAAATGAAGTGGCTCATTCCATCTTCTATGCTCCCATGTATGTCGCCATCGAGGAGGGCTATTTTAAAGAAGAAGGCATTAATCTGGAACTGGTTACGGGTTTCGGCGCCGATAAAACCATGACTGCCGTTCTCTCCGGCGAAGCTGACATTGGATTTATGGGACCGGAAACCACAGTCTACACCCGCAACGAAGGTTCTGACGACTATGTTGTTAATTTTGCCCAGCTTACTCAGCGCGCCGGCAACTTCCTGGTGGCCCGTGAGGAACTCCCGGATTTCACCTGGGATGACCTGCGTGGAACAGAAGTACTTGGCGGAAGAAAAGGCGGTATGCCGGAAATGGTATTTGAATACATTTTAAGGCAGAACAACATAGACCCTGCGAATGATTTGTCCATTGACCAGAGTATTGATTTCGGCTCCACTGCAGCGGCATTTTCCGGCGGAAAAGGAGATTTCTCCGTTGAATTTGAGCCGGGAGCTACTGCACTGGAAAAAGAAGGAGCCGGCTATGTGGTCGCTTCCCTCGGCGTAGATTCCGGTTATGTCCCCTACACTGCTTTCAGTGCAAAATCCAGCTATATGGAAAAACACCCCGACGTGATACAGAAATTTACCAACGCTCTGCAAAAGGGGCTGGAATACACCCTTTCCCATACACCGGAAGAAATTGCAGAGGTAATCTCTCCCCAGTTCAAAGAAACAGATATGGATACGCTTACTACCATCATTTCCAGATACCATGAACAGGAAACCTGGAAAGAAAATCTGATTTTTGAAGAATCCGCTTACAATCTGCTCCTGGATATTCTCTCTGAATCGGGAGAACTGACTGACCGCCCTGCTTACAAAGATTTAATTGATTCCTCCTTTGCAGAAAAAGCTGCAAAATAA